One window from the genome of Hydractinia symbiolongicarpus strain clone_291-10 chromosome 1, HSymV2.1, whole genome shotgun sequence encodes:
- the LOC130640730 gene encoding PR domain zinc finger protein 15-like, with protein MDVASKHRMAGVEMRSHHELRRPPAAGWMLVEGGRPPHPHPPPWTMHGVAPPPQENGLLKQVGQNPAHAAPYSAKYHPYGMRQQYRPHQFTVHELEKCLYGKLEMRVVQIGDRKSTPPSKPSSTSSGLTSEDKNKPAKWCDMCQEIRFGECPQHDGPLPSLPSLTLSGPKSYAVSTFPDEVGLCISTLPLAGYGVFAKQFIPMGTWIGPYEGKKIAVEDGLKQISQGDAPFLWEIYENLRLSHFLDASDENASSWMRFIQCARHRGEQNLFVFQYYGSIYYRAFKDIAIGSELLVWYDDKYPQYFGMPYDIRDMSSFSMESIQAPTEVPKKSDLDPNRIHHGERSHPFLHGGKVIPNAAPVGRERNEPPRIPPNGHLHTQPLHGHPSNTFQPPSAQPPAQPPTLSQAPSIIDTRSVHSITHVSVSRPHVHPNAPPSHSPRKRNPGFRREPNHASSSMLRSMSADDLRKRNSAGDRPPSEREHLEHLEHMAHAERGNRPSPGLLGSHMNLPPGAIPHHYPSSITYSKLPPPVMSVTPVTHERSRIKLDDITKHNEMKLYHEHAFEHERLAREKDRVLHERERMARQHERIERMNMERGRSSHERAMHEGNAPSEPWEIYRCQGCRQSFSQKAALETHHCVAEAAKPYQCGRCQLSFPEPVDLQEHMAMHTSERPFKCGVCARSFSGTNALSAHMRSHTMNEPKLPVKDIMKTAPLDCQKCGKRFLQAADMTKHLSTPGQCVS; from the exons ATGGATGTTGCTTCGAAACATCGTATGGCGGGAGTTGAAATGCGCAGCCATCATGAATTACGCCGACCACCTGCCGCTGGTTGGATGCTTGTTGAAGGAGGACGACCG CCACACCCGCATCCACCACCATGGACCATGCATGGCGTCGCTCCGCCACCGCAAGAGAATGGACTTTTAAAACAAGTTGGTCAAAATCCTGCCCACGCCGCACCGTATTCTGCAAAGTATCACCCTTATGGCATGCGTCAGCAGTATCGTCCTCACCAGTTCACTGTTCACGAGttagaaaaatgtttatatGGAAAACTAGAAATGCGAGTGGTCCAAATCGGCGACCGTAAATCAACACCTCCCTCGAAGCCTTCTTCTACATCTTCTGGCTTAACTTCCGAAGATAAAAACAAACCGGCGAAGT GGTGTGATATGTGTCAAGAAATCCGATTCGGAGAATGTCCTCAACATGACGGACCGCTTCCTTCGCTGCCATCTTTGACACTATCTGGTCCAAAGTCATATGCAGTATCCACCTTCCCCGACGAGGTTGGTTTGTGCATATCTACACTTCCACTGGCAGGCTATGGTGTGTTTGCCAAACAATTTATTCCCATGGGAACATGGATTGGGCCGtatgaaggaaaaaaaatagcTGTGGAAGATGGGCTAAAGCAAATAAGTCAGGGTGACGCTCCTTTTCTTTGGGAG aTTTACGAAAACTTACGGTTAAGTCACTTTTTGGATGCAAGTGACGAAAACGCTTCTAGCTGGATGCGGTTTATCCAATGCGCTCGACATAGAGGCGAGCAGAATTTATTTGTCTTTCAGTACTATGGTAGTATTTACTACAGAGCTTTCAAAGATATCGCAATCGGAAGTGAGCTGTTGGTATGGTATGACGACAAATACCCGCAATATTTTGGAATGCCCTACGACATTAGAGATATGTCGTCATTTTCAATGGAAA GTATTCAAGCACCAACAGAAGTACCAAAGAAATCTGATCTTGATCCAAACCGCATCCATCACGGTGAAAGATCACATCCATTTCTACATGGAGGCAAAGTAATCCCAAACGCCGCACCTGTTGGACGCGAACGAAACGAACCACCACGCATACCACCAAATGGGCACCTACACACTCAACCGCTTCATGGTCATCCCTCTAACACATTTCAACCGCCTTCCGCTCAACCTCCCGCCCAACCGCCTACATTAAGTCAAGCACCAAGTATAATAGATACTCGATCTGTTCACTCGATAACCCATGTATCAGTAAGTCGACCGCACGTTCATCCAAATGCTCCTCCGAGTCATTCTCCCAGAAAAAGGAATCCTGGATTTCGAAGAGAGCCAAACCATGCTTCGTCCAGTATGCTTCGATCAATGAGTGCGGATGATTTACGTAAGCGCAACAGTGCTGGTGATAGGCCGCCATCGGAACGTGAACATTTAGAACATTTGGAACATATGGCACATGCCGAACGCGGTAACCGTCCTTCTCCTGGGTTGCTGGGTTCTCATATGAATCTTCCACCAGGTGCTATTCCACATCATTATCCTTCTTCGATTACGTACTCGAAGCTTCCTCCTCCTGTGATGTCAGTAACACCGGTGACACACGAACGCTCTCGGATAAAACTCGACGATATAACTAAGCATAACGAAATGAAGCTATACCACGAACATGCATTCGAACATGAACGCCTCGCTCGTGAGAAGGACAGGGTGTTACACGAACGTGAACGAATGGCGCGTCAACACGAGAGAATAGAACGCATGAACATGGAGCGTGGCAGGTCCAGTCATGAAAGAGCAATGCATGAAGGAAACGCACCGTCTGAACCATGGGAAATTTATCGTTGCCAAGGTTGCAGACAAAGTTTTTCGCAAAAAGCTGCACTGGAAACGCATCACTGTGTTGCCGAAGCAGCAAAACCTTACCAATGCGGGCGTTGCCAACTCTCCTTTCCAGAACCAGTTGATTTACAAGAGCACATGGCCATGCACACGTCAGAGAGACCGTTTAAATGTGGCGTTTGTGCACGGTCTTTTTCAGGTACAAATGCACTCAGCGCACACATGCGTAGTCATACAATGAATGAACCGAAACTGCCCGTAAAAGACATTATGAAGACTGCGCCTTTAGATTGTCAAAAGTGTGGGAAACGATTTCTGCAAGCCGCAGATATGACGAAACATTTATCAACTCCTGGCCAGTGCGTTAGCTAA
- the LOC130640739 gene encoding fructose-1,6-bisphosphatase 1-like isoform X1, translated as MSSIDTNCLTLNRFILQEQRNHPNASGDLTHLLNSIMTAVKAISSAVRRAGMTKMFGVAGHENTTGDKVQKLDVLSNELFVNMLRSSYTVCAMVSEENENIIEVETDKQGKYIVYFDPLDGSSNIDCLVSIGSIFSISRKTTSGPVTKADVLQPGKDFVASGYALYGSATMVVLTTGNGVNGFTLDPSIGEFLLTEPDMKIKPRGKIYSLNEGYSSQFEEPLKNYLQSIKFPSGDKKAYGSRYIGSMVADMHRTIKYGGIFMYPANKASPKGKLRLLYECNPMAHIVEQAGGMATDGKQRILDIIPADCHDRAPIFIGSKEDVEDYLKFVK; from the exons ATGTCTTCTATTGATACCAATTGTTTAACCTTAAACCGGTTTATCCTTCAAGAGCAAAGGAACCATCCCAATGCATCTGGGGATCTTACACATTTGTTAAACTCCATTATGACAGCAGTAAAAGCTATTTCCTCTGCTGTCAGAAGGGCTGGTATGACAAAAAT GTTTGGTGTAGCTGGACACGAAAATACAACAGGAGACAAAGTGCAAAAACTGGACGTCCTGTCGAATGAGCTGTTTGTCAACATGTTGCGATCCTCATACACAGTGTGTGCTATGGTCTCAGAAGAGAACGAGAACATTATTGAGGTTGAAACTGACAAACAAGGAAAGTATATTGTCTACTTTGATCCCCTGGATGGATCATCAAATATTGATTGCTTGGTTTCCATTGGATCAATATTTTCCATTTCCAGAAAG acaacCAGTGGACCAGTGACTAAGGCAGATGTTTTACAACCAGGAAAAGATTTTGTAGCTTCAGGATATGCTTTGTATGGAAGTGCGACCATGGTGGTTCTCACCACTGGAAATGGTGTCAATGGATTTACTTTGGATCCG tcgattggTGAATTCTTACTAACCGAACCTGACATGAAGATCAAACCACGTGGAAAAATTTACAGTTTGAATGAAGGTTACAGTTCTCAGTTTGAGGAACCACTGAAGAATTATCTTCAATCTATTAAATTTCCAAGC GGAGACAAAAAAGCATACGGTTCTCGCTATATCGGATCAATGGTAGCTGACATGCATCGCACGATTAAATATGGCGGAATATTTATGTACCCTGCAAACAAAGCTAGCCCGAAGGGGAAG tTACGTTTACTGTACGAATGTAATCCTATGGCTCACATTGTCGAGCAAGCCGGTGGCATGGCAACCGATGGTAAACAACGGATCCTGGATATCATTCCCGCAGATTGTCACGACCGCGCCCCTATTTTTATCGGTTCAAAAGAAGATGTTGAAGATTATTTGAAATTTgtcaaataa
- the LOC130640739 gene encoding fructose-1,6-bisphosphatase 1-like isoform X2, giving the protein MSSIDTNCLTLNRFILQEQRNHPNASGDLTHLLNSIMTAVKAISSAVRRAGMTKMFGVAGHENTTGDKVQKLDVLSNELFVNMLRSSYTVCAMVSEENENIIEVETDKQGKYIVYFDPLDGSSNIDCLVSIGSIFSISRKTTSGPVTKADVLQPGKDFVASGYALYGSATMVVLTTGNGVNGFTLDPSIGEFLLTEPDMKIKPRGKIYSLNEGYSSQFEEPLKNYLQSIKFPSLRLLYECNPMAHIVEQAGGMATDGKQRILDIIPADCHDRAPIFIGSKEDVEDYLKFVK; this is encoded by the exons ATGTCTTCTATTGATACCAATTGTTTAACCTTAAACCGGTTTATCCTTCAAGAGCAAAGGAACCATCCCAATGCATCTGGGGATCTTACACATTTGTTAAACTCCATTATGACAGCAGTAAAAGCTATTTCCTCTGCTGTCAGAAGGGCTGGTATGACAAAAAT GTTTGGTGTAGCTGGACACGAAAATACAACAGGAGACAAAGTGCAAAAACTGGACGTCCTGTCGAATGAGCTGTTTGTCAACATGTTGCGATCCTCATACACAGTGTGTGCTATGGTCTCAGAAGAGAACGAGAACATTATTGAGGTTGAAACTGACAAACAAGGAAAGTATATTGTCTACTTTGATCCCCTGGATGGATCATCAAATATTGATTGCTTGGTTTCCATTGGATCAATATTTTCCATTTCCAGAAAG acaacCAGTGGACCAGTGACTAAGGCAGATGTTTTACAACCAGGAAAAGATTTTGTAGCTTCAGGATATGCTTTGTATGGAAGTGCGACCATGGTGGTTCTCACCACTGGAAATGGTGTCAATGGATTTACTTTGGATCCG tcgattggTGAATTCTTACTAACCGAACCTGACATGAAGATCAAACCACGTGGAAAAATTTACAGTTTGAATGAAGGTTACAGTTCTCAGTTTGAGGAACCACTGAAGAATTATCTTCAATCTATTAAATTTCCAAGC tTACGTTTACTGTACGAATGTAATCCTATGGCTCACATTGTCGAGCAAGCCGGTGGCATGGCAACCGATGGTAAACAACGGATCCTGGATATCATTCCCGCAGATTGTCACGACCGCGCCCCTATTTTTATCGGTTCAAAAGAAGATGTTGAAGATTATTTGAAATTTgtcaaataa
- the LOC130640753 gene encoding uncharacterized protein LOC130640753, giving the protein MNVKTVRVIVYAGRNLKTKKKDADPLASVVLKLGKHKQNSQRIRSRNPKWNEEFAFTVLELKGSLKMTVKDKDDVIGRIIIPVTEIPPDVHFLKWISLNETERKSPFSIVGEICLDYWLDVCTGEGKVEKINSKGRRRFSLFQNNFLTFNSPKEICEEQPVCEILQNENQFKQRRHTYAGFPSKVELQTSNTHERDSNTIKNDILKTDGTTDPFLKTAKRKYTYACLFPAKDALPQIPKIKGNLDLLKVSNDPIAAAVTERETLNVPVTEESTVNNPVTKRGALIGPVRERIGVDTKSINLEASKNDVSNHFVTNSDCSSIPKNFSRTNVIPVNNSKNVKPIPNTNGETEPEFVMFSLRNRKHVRDCSEEEENKDEVLEMLEKQNHHLKQKNQELREYKDKLVVYLMENYPDALEATIR; this is encoded by the exons atgaaTGTTAAAACTGTGAGAGTGATAG TTTATGCtgggagaaatttgaaaacaaagaaaaaggaCG CTGACCCACTGGCTTCCGTTGTACTCAAACTTGgcaaacataaacaaaacagtCAGCGAATTCGAAGTAGAAATCCAAAGTGGAATGAAGAGTTTGCTTT CACTGTCTTGGAGTTGAAAGGATCTTTGAAGATGACAGTGAAGGATAAAGATGATGTTATTGGACGAATAATTATTCCAGTTACTGAAATTCCCCCAGacgtacattttttaaaatggattTCCCTAAACGAAACGGAGAGGAAATCACCTTTCTCCATCGTGGGTGAAATTTGTTTGGATTATTGGTTAGATGTGTGCACTGGGGaaggaaaagttgaaaaaataaattcgaAAGGCCGAAGAAGATTTTCCttgtttcaaaataattttttgacctTTAACTCACCTAAAGAAATATGTGAAGAACAACCTGTGTGTGAAATACTTCAAAATGAAAACCAATTCAAACAACGAAGACATACATACGCTGGATTCCCATCCAAAGTGGAGTTACAGACTTCAAATACACATGAAAGAGATTCCAATACcattaaaaatgatattttaaagaCCGACGGAACGACGGACCCTTTTCTAAAAACAGCCAAAAGAAAGTACACATACGCTTGCTTATTTCCAGCTAAAGATGCGCTTCCACAAATACCGAAAATAAAGGGGAATTTAGATCTACTAAAAGTGTCGAATGATCCAATAGCCGCTGCGGTAACAGAGAGGGAAACGTTAAATGTTCCGGTAACAGAGGAAAGCACTGTAAACAATCCAGTAACAAAAAGGGGTGCATTAATTGGCCCGGTGAGAGAAAGAATAGGAGTAGATACAAAAAGCATAAATCTAGAAGCGTCAAAAAATGATGTGAGTAATCATTTTGTGACAAACAGTGACTGTTCATCAATTCCAAAGAATTTTAGCCGCACAAACGTAATACCTGTTAATAATTCGAAAAACGTTAAACCGATTCCAAACACAAATGGAGAGACAGAACCTGAGTTTGTAATGTTTTCACTGAGAAATAGGAAACATGTGAGGG ATTGttcagaagaagaagaaaataaagatgAAGTTTTAGAAATGTTAGAAAAGCAAAACCATC atttaaagcaaaaaaatcaaGAGTTGCGAGAATACAAGGATAAACTTGTTGTCTACTTGATGGAGAATTATCCAGACGCTTTAGAAGCAACCATCAGATGA
- the LOC130640760 gene encoding uncharacterized protein LOC130640760 isoform X1, protein MDTRRPKTVKVTVYSSRNLKQKKGDGDPLAWVVFGFGKEKCCTSQIRDRNAKWNEESTFTITDQKIPLKINIKDKDDPLGQIIIPVNEIPSEEHFLKWVPLGPHKKNSNPSGELCIDCWVEDYYDDASLLAPPSLGSKSTKPMKYFNKTLNRLTGKSPESIRRLKEDESRRHSYASGVTSIRGSVSVEDLSHRSKTNLKLSSVEKDKSSLLAPSSYVNSNVRRATSTLVLNSNSAAEPRRNSFTEMNVLGQLPTIKEQNYPPKVLNIIPKSGPVTGGTLIQITGKNLGASPEDITRLMVAGCNCLSSLEYYTSSKIMCTTSESEGVGPISISTRSGGMSSSKVMFEFVEEQKNENGEDVEQNGVVDSGRSSGASDADRDKDEVIEHLRMENDHLRYDNRELREYIDKLVVYLMDKYPDALESSKMYR, encoded by the exons atGGACACACGAAGACCCAAAACGGTAAAAGTAACAG ttTATTCATCAAGAAATTTAAAACAGAAGAAGGGAGACG GTGATCCACTAGCTTGGGTTGTTTTTGGATttggaaaagaaaaatgttgcaCGTCACAAATACGTGATCGAAATGCAAAATGGAACGAGGAATCGACTTT CACCATAACTGATCAGAAAATTCCGTTAAAAATCAACATCAAAGATAAAGATGATCCACTTGGACAAATTATTATTCCGGTTAACGAGATTCCCTCGGAAGAACATTTTCTAAAATGGGTTCCTCTTGGTCCGCATAAGAAGAATTCGAATCCGAGCGGAGAACTTTGTATTGACTGCTGGGTGGAAGATTACTATGATGACGCgtcgctacttgctccgccatcTCTTGGAAGTAAATCAACAAAGCCaatgaaatattttaataaaactttaaacCGGTTAACCGGTAAAAGTCCGGAATCAATACGAAGGCTAAAAGAAGACGAGTCTAGAAGACATTCATACGCATCGGGTGTAACATCAATACGAGGCTCTGTCTCTGTAGAGGATTTATCACATCGAagtaaaactaatttaaaacttTCATCTGTGGAGAAGGACAAGTCATCGTTACTTGCACCCTCCTCTTATGTCAATAGCAACGTGCGCCGAGCAACTAGTACGCTAGTGCTTAACTCGAATTCAGCAGCGGAGCCAAGAAGGAACTCTTTTACAGAAATGAATGTTTTAGGTCAACTACCAACTATAAAAGAACAGAATTACCCCCCTAAAGTATTAAACATTATACCAAAGTCAGGGCCAGTTACAGGGGGTACACTAATACAAATAACAGGAAAAAACTTAGGTGCATCTCCAGAAGATATTACAAGACTAATGGTGGCTGGATGTAATTGTTTATCCAGTCTAGAATATTATACATCGTCTAAAATTATGTGCACCACTAGTGAGTCAGAAGGTGTCGGACCCATATCCATCTCAACGAGAAGCGGCGGTATGTCGTCATCAAAAGTTATGTTTGAGTTTGTAGAAGAACAGAAAAATGAAAATGGCGAAGATGTTGAGCAAAATGGAGTTGTAG ATTCTGGTCGTTCATCAGGGGCTTCAGATGCTGATCGAGACAAAGACGAGGTTATCGAGCATCTGCGCATGGAGAACGACC ATTTGAGGTACGACAATCGTGAGTTACGAGAATACATCGACAAATTGGTCGTCTACCTGATGGATAAATATCCTGACGCATTAGAGTCTAGCAAAATGTACAgataa
- the LOC130640760 gene encoding uncharacterized protein LOC130640760 isoform X2: MDTRRPKTVKVTVYSSRNLKQKKGDGDPLAWVVFGFGKEKCCTSQIRDRNAKWNEESTFTITDQKIPLKINIKDKDDPLGQIIIPVNEIPSEEHFLKWVPLGPHKKNSNPSGELCIDCWVEDYYDDASLLAPPSLGSKSTKPMKYFNKTLNRLTGKSPESIRRLKEDESRRHSYASGVTSIRGSVSVEDLSHRSKTNLKLSSVEKDKSSLLAPSSYVNSNVRRATSTLVLNSNSAAEPRRNSFTEMNVLGQLPTIKEQNYPPKVLNIIPKSGPVTGGTLIQITGKNLGASPEDITRLMVAGCNCLSSLEYYTSSKIMCTTSESEGVGPISISTRSGGMSSSKVMFEFVEEQKNENGEDVEQNGVVGASDADRDKDEVIEHLRMENDHLRYDNRELREYIDKLVVYLMDKYPDALESSKMYR; the protein is encoded by the exons atGGACACACGAAGACCCAAAACGGTAAAAGTAACAG ttTATTCATCAAGAAATTTAAAACAGAAGAAGGGAGACG GTGATCCACTAGCTTGGGTTGTTTTTGGATttggaaaagaaaaatgttgcaCGTCACAAATACGTGATCGAAATGCAAAATGGAACGAGGAATCGACTTT CACCATAACTGATCAGAAAATTCCGTTAAAAATCAACATCAAAGATAAAGATGATCCACTTGGACAAATTATTATTCCGGTTAACGAGATTCCCTCGGAAGAACATTTTCTAAAATGGGTTCCTCTTGGTCCGCATAAGAAGAATTCGAATCCGAGCGGAGAACTTTGTATTGACTGCTGGGTGGAAGATTACTATGATGACGCgtcgctacttgctccgccatcTCTTGGAAGTAAATCAACAAAGCCaatgaaatattttaataaaactttaaacCGGTTAACCGGTAAAAGTCCGGAATCAATACGAAGGCTAAAAGAAGACGAGTCTAGAAGACATTCATACGCATCGGGTGTAACATCAATACGAGGCTCTGTCTCTGTAGAGGATTTATCACATCGAagtaaaactaatttaaaacttTCATCTGTGGAGAAGGACAAGTCATCGTTACTTGCACCCTCCTCTTATGTCAATAGCAACGTGCGCCGAGCAACTAGTACGCTAGTGCTTAACTCGAATTCAGCAGCGGAGCCAAGAAGGAACTCTTTTACAGAAATGAATGTTTTAGGTCAACTACCAACTATAAAAGAACAGAATTACCCCCCTAAAGTATTAAACATTATACCAAAGTCAGGGCCAGTTACAGGGGGTACACTAATACAAATAACAGGAAAAAACTTAGGTGCATCTCCAGAAGATATTACAAGACTAATGGTGGCTGGATGTAATTGTTTATCCAGTCTAGAATATTATACATCGTCTAAAATTATGTGCACCACTAGTGAGTCAGAAGGTGTCGGACCCATATCCATCTCAACGAGAAGCGGCGGTATGTCGTCATCAAAAGTTATGTTTGAGTTTGTAGAAGAACAGAAAAATGAAAATGGCGAAGATGTTGAGCAAAATGGAGTTGTAG GGGCTTCAGATGCTGATCGAGACAAAGACGAGGTTATCGAGCATCTGCGCATGGAGAACGACC ATTTGAGGTACGACAATCGTGAGTTACGAGAATACATCGACAAATTGGTCGTCTACCTGATGGATAAATATCCTGACGCATTAGAGTCTAGCAAAATGTACAgataa